The Bacteroidota bacterium genome includes a window with the following:
- a CDS encoding T9SS type A sorting domain-containing protein has product MRTIAVLLIFYLSAVFCLGQSVERQVVATGGGSYTNGTTLAIDYTIGEIVISTISGSGSILTQGFQQPMPGSLVSVPENTEPAEDVLVFPNPANEQLHISISKPGAQPYEIAMMDQLGRLVYYERGFTAVLGGLTISLPVAHLATGTYFIRITSENRIVKTVKILKINQ; this is encoded by the coding sequence ATGAGAACAATAGCAGTGCTTCTGATTTTTTACCTTTCTGCCGTTTTTTGCCTCGGTCAGTCGGTAGAACGGCAGGTTGTGGCTACAGGTGGCGGTTCTTATACCAATGGAACAACGCTGGCAATCGATTACACCATTGGTGAAATAGTAATTTCTACCATTAGCGGTTCCGGCAGTATCCTTACCCAGGGATTTCAGCAACCAATGCCGGGTTCCCTCGTATCTGTTCCTGAAAATACTGAGCCGGCGGAGGACGTTTTAGTGTTCCCAAATCCGGCAAACGAACAACTGCATATTTCTATTTCTAAGCCGGGGGCTCAACCCTATGAAATTGCGATGATGGATCAACTCGGGCGCTTGGTATATTACGAAAGGGGTTTCACCGCTGTGCTTGGCGGTTTAACTATTTCTTTGCCTGTAGCTCATCTTGCCACCGGAACCTATTTTATCCGCATTACTTCGGAAAACAGGATAGTAAAGACGGTAAAAATTCTAAAAATTAATCAGTAA